A window of the Hevea brasiliensis isolate MT/VB/25A 57/8 chromosome 6, ASM3005281v1, whole genome shotgun sequence genome harbors these coding sequences:
- the LOC131180737 gene encoding tRNA ligase 1-like gives MDEIDICSYSLLTFTFLDQLAQKNPKVEAFLQDKHLEHNLKKTHLTLAHKRSHGVTAVASYGLFLNQKVPVELTALLFTDKMAALEAQPGSVDGEKVVSKNEWPHVTIWTAEGVAPKEANTLPRLFSEGKATRVEFSPPITISGTVQFY, from the coding sequence ATGGATGAAATAGATATATGTTCTTACTCCTTATTGACTTTCACATTCCTTGATCAGTTGGCTCAGAAGAACCCCAAGGTTGAAGCCTTTCTTCAGGACAAGCACTTGGAGCACAACCTTAAGAAAACTCACTTGACCCTTGCCCACAAGAGAAGTCATGGCGTTACAGCGGTAGCAAGTTATGGACTGTTTCTCAATCAGAAGGTCCCAGTAGAATTGACTGCACTTCTCTTCACAGATAAAATGGCTGCCCTAGAAGCACAACCGGGTTCTGTTGATGGCGAAAAAGTAGTATCAAAAAATGAGTGGCCGCATGTTACCATATGGACCGCAGAGGGAGTAGCACCCAAGGAAGCCAACACACTGCCTCGATTGTTCTCAGAGGGGAAAGCAACTCGTGTTGAATTCAGTCCGCCCATCACCATATCGGGCACAGTGCAATTTTATtga